From the Streptomyces syringium genome, one window contains:
- a CDS encoding SCO5717 family growth-regulating ATPase, with protein MGSDRNEIRAAGDTAGEDRSDAEHDYEHTGEFTIDYSPPAWYTQNPSPAPAAPAPGPGAAEGVRADVSEADAADDTPPPPPTGEPLWPSSPTGEAPGAGGATMRFSGAAPRDENAAVAGESDAAAQGTDASGADAPARPVPVTEGRADEAPTAAAPAAPDAPAPDAATSEARGAGDTAAGSGAADGPADRSWEPPSPPQVALPPLPPDFPPASPGTWPPSAPDAAAPFPGAGATATPPPAQPAPQAFPPPPNPTAPQGGYGYPRPDAQDAPAPTGPPLQSAPTEPPAPPAGGYGYPRPDAQSAPAAAAPAPVGPPPLPSTPPAGEPPAAPEADSPAPTGGYGYPRPDAEAAPSAEPEQDQHAAASVPAPREPAPEAPAPLHRPAHQEGREGQEATGGYGYPRPDAQDAPVPAPQGGYGYPRPQDGGPGAAPQPSYDQPGAMPPAAVPGQPGPAQPMPGQPMPVQQSPVEPGPGMLLPGQQPPAAAPGPYAAQPGPYQPGQPPQAPQTPQAPQAPHPAYAPPGALPPAASQVPPGAMPDPAQPAAPVDPRTGGWPSVAPEQRQRSVHGAPLGYTAAVELSSERLLRNKPKPRKQSGNSRFKFGGKKEEAERQRKLELIRTPVLSCYRIAVISLKGGVGKTTTTTALGSTLASERQDKILAIDANPDAGTLGRRVRRETGATIRDLVQAIPSLHSYMDIRRYTSQAPSGLEIIANDVDPAVSTTFNDEDYRRAIDVLGKQYPIILTDSGTGLLYSAMRGVLDLADQLIIISTPSVDGASSASTTLDWLSAHGYAELVSRSITVISGVRETGKMIKVEDIVSHFETRCRGVVVVPFDEHLAAGAEVDLDMMRPKTREAYFNLSAMVAEDFVRAQQQQGLWTSDGGTPPPHLAPPVPGGYAPDPAQPGYPGYPGQGAPAAPNPYGGQPQPHQQPGPYQQPGGWQQPPQQGDYGYPQQYPPQQ; from the coding sequence GTGGGCAGCGATCGGAACGAGATCCGCGCGGCAGGGGACACAGCCGGCGAGGACCGGTCCGACGCCGAGCACGACTACGAGCACACCGGCGAGTTCACCATCGACTATTCGCCGCCCGCCTGGTACACGCAGAACCCGTCGCCCGCCCCGGCCGCGCCCGCACCGGGCCCCGGGGCCGCCGAGGGTGTCCGCGCCGACGTGAGCGAGGCCGACGCGGCGGACGACACCCCGCCCCCGCCGCCCACGGGCGAGCCGCTGTGGCCGTCGTCCCCCACGGGCGAGGCGCCCGGCGCGGGTGGCGCCACGATGCGTTTCTCCGGTGCCGCGCCGCGGGACGAGAACGCCGCCGTCGCGGGCGAGTCGGATGCCGCTGCTCAGGGGACGGACGCCTCGGGTGCCGACGCCCCGGCGCGGCCGGTCCCCGTGACCGAGGGCCGTGCGGACGAGGCGCCGACGGCCGCCGCTCCGGCGGCCCCCGACGCTCCGGCCCCCGACGCCGCGACCTCCGAGGCTCGGGGCGCCGGGGACACCGCGGCCGGCTCGGGTGCCGCGGACGGTCCGGCGGACCGGTCGTGGGAGCCGCCGTCGCCTCCGCAGGTCGCGCTGCCGCCGCTCCCCCCGGACTTCCCGCCCGCGAGCCCGGGTACGTGGCCGCCGTCGGCGCCGGACGCCGCCGCGCCGTTCCCCGGCGCCGGTGCGACGGCGACGCCGCCGCCCGCCCAGCCGGCCCCGCAGGCCTTCCCGCCCCCGCCCAACCCCACGGCGCCGCAGGGCGGTTACGGCTACCCGCGCCCCGACGCGCAGGACGCACCGGCCCCCACCGGCCCGCCGCTGCAGAGCGCGCCCACCGAGCCGCCCGCACCCCCGGCCGGCGGTTACGGCTACCCGCGCCCGGACGCGCAGAGCGCCCCGGCCGCCGCGGCGCCCGCGCCCGTCGGCCCCCCGCCGCTGCCGAGCACCCCTCCCGCCGGGGAACCCCCGGCAGCACCGGAGGCCGACTCCCCCGCGCCGACCGGCGGTTACGGCTACCCGCGCCCCGACGCGGAAGCCGCTCCCTCGGCGGAGCCGGAGCAGGATCAGCACGCCGCCGCCTCGGTCCCGGCGCCGCGCGAACCCGCCCCCGAGGCCCCCGCCCCGCTGCACCGTCCGGCCCACCAGGAAGGCCGGGAGGGCCAGGAGGCCACGGGCGGTTACGGCTACCCCCGCCCCGACGCCCAGGACGCCCCCGTACCGGCGCCGCAGGGCGGTTACGGCTACCCGCGGCCGCAGGACGGCGGCCCCGGTGCCGCCCCGCAGCCGTCGTACGACCAGCCCGGGGCGATGCCTCCGGCCGCCGTCCCCGGACAGCCCGGCCCCGCGCAGCCGATGCCCGGTCAGCCGATGCCCGTACAGCAGAGCCCCGTCGAGCCCGGCCCCGGCATGCTGCTGCCCGGGCAGCAGCCCCCCGCGGCCGCTCCCGGCCCGTACGCCGCCCAGCCCGGCCCGTATCAGCCGGGCCAGCCGCCGCAGGCACCCCAGACACCGCAGGCCCCTCAGGCCCCGCACCCCGCGTACGCGCCGCCCGGCGCGCTCCCCCCGGCCGCGTCCCAGGTGCCGCCCGGGGCCATGCCCGACCCCGCGCAGCCCGCCGCCCCCGTCGACCCGCGGACCGGCGGCTGGCCGAGCGTGGCGCCGGAGCAGCGACAGCGGTCCGTGCACGGGGCGCCGCTCGGTTACACCGCGGCGGTGGAGCTGTCCTCGGAGCGGCTGCTCAGGAACAAGCCCAAGCCGCGGAAGCAGAGCGGCAACAGCCGGTTCAAGTTCGGCGGCAAGAAGGAAGAGGCCGAGCGGCAGCGCAAGCTGGAGCTCATCCGGACGCCGGTGCTGTCCTGCTACCGCATCGCGGTGATCAGCCTCAAGGGCGGTGTCGGCAAGACGACGACCACCACCGCGCTCGGTTCGACGCTCGCCAGCGAGCGCCAGGACAAGATCCTCGCGATCGACGCCAACCCCGACGCGGGCACGCTCGGCCGCCGCGTGCGCCGCGAGACGGGTGCGACGATCCGTGACCTCGTGCAGGCGATCCCGAGCCTGCACAGTTACATGGACATCCGCCGTTACACCTCGCAGGCGCCCTCCGGTCTGGAGATCATCGCCAACGACGTGGACCCTGCGGTCTCCACGACCTTCAACGACGAGGACTACCGGCGGGCGATAGACGTCCTGGGCAAGCAGTACCCGATCATCCTCACCGACTCGGGCACCGGTCTGCTCTACAGCGCGATGCGCGGCGTCCTGGACCTCGCCGACCAGCTGATAATCATCTCGACGCCGTCCGTCGACGGTGCGAGCAGCGCCAGCACCACCCTCGACTGGCTCTCCGCGCACGGCTACGCCGAGCTCGTCTCGCGCAGCATCACGGTCATCTCGGGGGTCCGGGAGACCGGCAAGATGATCAAGGTGGAGGACATCGTCTCGCACTTCGAGACCCGCTGCCGCGGTGTCGTCGTCGTGCCGTTCGACGAGCACCTGGCGGCGGGCGCGGAGGTCGATCTCGACATGATGCGGCCGAAGACCCGCGAGGCGTACTTCAACCTGTCCGCCATGGTCGCCGAGGACTTCGTACGGGCGCAGCAGCAGCAAGGCCTGTGGACCTCCGACGGCGGCACCCCGCCGCCGCACCTCGCCCCGCCGGTGCCGGGCG
- the eccE gene encoding type VII secretion protein EccE produces MAAATRVRAAGGTTGRSGPADPEPRPDSPTAPAGSGAVLPRPAAGPGASLLRQLVLVEVAAAVVLVGWAAGRAALVPATVLAVGLVLLAVLRRGHRPIVDWLTTGLALRRRVRRAAEPAAPGTHPGLAPVVECEPALRTEAFAARERRVVGLVGDGTFLTAVLRIEAVDAPLRAHRTEKALPLALLRDAMDVDGIRLESVQVVQSTLPSPAPHLPAQALAARSYAPLQALTGSPAVRLTWVALKFDPELCPEAVAARGGGAEGARRCVLRAADQLASRLHGAGFRAAVLSEEELTAAIATAASVNPMATAQAGRTGTAARRTAETARAWRCDDRWHSTYWVGRWPRLGPAATPLPQLAALLTSLPAPATTLSLTLGRGRTRGGRHAPTMTGHVRITGRSADELTAVGREMERAARAVKVGLVRLDREQVPGVLATLPLGGTR; encoded by the coding sequence ATGGCTGCCGCGACGCGCGTACGGGCGGCGGGAGGCACGACGGGCCGGTCCGGTCCGGCGGACCCGGAGCCCCGGCCCGACTCCCCCACCGCTCCGGCGGGTTCGGGGGCGGTGCTCCCGCGACCCGCCGCGGGGCCCGGGGCATCGCTGTTGCGGCAGCTGGTGCTCGTCGAGGTGGCGGCGGCCGTCGTGCTCGTCGGGTGGGCCGCCGGCCGGGCGGCGCTGGTGCCGGCGACGGTGCTCGCCGTGGGGCTGGTGCTCCTCGCGGTGCTGCGCCGGGGGCACCGGCCGATCGTGGACTGGCTGACCACGGGCCTGGCGCTGCGGCGGCGCGTGCGGCGCGCGGCGGAGCCCGCGGCCCCGGGGACGCATCCCGGGCTCGCGCCGGTCGTGGAGTGCGAACCGGCGCTGCGCACCGAGGCGTTCGCCGCCCGTGAGCGGCGCGTGGTGGGTCTGGTCGGGGACGGGACGTTCCTGACGGCGGTGCTGCGGATCGAGGCCGTGGACGCACCGCTGCGCGCGCACCGCACGGAGAAGGCGCTGCCGCTCGCCCTGTTGCGGGACGCGATGGATGTCGACGGCATCCGGCTGGAGTCCGTACAGGTCGTGCAGAGCACGCTGCCGTCGCCCGCGCCGCATCTGCCCGCGCAGGCGTTGGCCGCCCGGAGCTACGCGCCGTTGCAGGCGCTGACCGGCTCCCCCGCCGTGCGGCTGACGTGGGTGGCGTTGAAGTTCGACCCGGAGCTGTGTCCGGAGGCCGTGGCCGCGCGCGGTGGCGGCGCGGAGGGCGCGCGGCGCTGTGTGCTGCGGGCGGCGGACCAGCTGGCGAGCCGGCTGCACGGTGCGGGCTTCAGGGCGGCGGTGCTGTCGGAGGAGGAGCTGACGGCCGCGATCGCCACGGCCGCGAGCGTCAATCCGATGGCCACGGCGCAGGCGGGGCGCACGGGGACGGCCGCGCGCCGGACCGCCGAGACCGCCCGCGCCTGGCGTTGCGACGACCGGTGGCACAGCACGTACTGGGTGGGCCGCTGGCCCCGGTTGGGCCCTGCGGCGACTCCCCTGCCGCAGCTGGCCGCGCTGCTCACCTCACTGCCCGCGCCGGCGACGACCCTGAGCCTGACGCTGGGCCGTGGGCGCACGCGCGGCGGGCGGCACGCGCCGACGATGACGGGGCACGTGCGCATCACCGGGCGCAGCGCCGATGAACTGACGGCGGTCGGCCGGGAGATGGAGCGGGCCGCGCGGGCCGTGAAGGTCGGGCTGGTCCGGCTGGACCGCGAGCAGGTGCCCGGCGTCCTCGCCACCCTGCCGCTGGGAGGGACCCGCTGA
- the eccB gene encoding type VII secretion protein EccB has product MASRRDELNAYTFAKKRTVAAFLQPSPSGTEEGAPRPLRTVLPGIVVGALLVAGFGAWGMFRPTAPKGWDAPEAHVIVGSESTTRYVVLMTDGKKQLHPVLNLASAKLLLTPDKASVIKVRESELDNGHIPRGPTLGIPYAPDRMPSAGQAGKQKQWAVCQQPGGYGKTTQKAVFLFSDRDPKGKRLNGPQRLRGGQALYVQGPDDARYLIDPKGTKYLIGGPDWRGADTADHNLLLRSLFRDGAVPQRVTKDWLGTFDEGTPITFPKVRGAIGEPAGVPTLSTRANRVGTILRAPAGTGTQHYVVLPGKVARVSEFVAKLLLNSKALASLGQAGAPERVSAADFTPDAEEFYGTARWPDLVPRQANSVDRAAGGTANDTVCSLFGGMSAKGGLSLGTWAGTDYPATIPDGATSAYVTPGSGLLYRQVTGRQTRSGAVFLVADTGLRYAVQSNNDSAKDTSRIGRKPAPAPGTAEEADAAEATAPGPQQSDEARTRLGYRDVDPVPVPANWSAFLPTGPRLDSNSAKQPQGS; this is encoded by the coding sequence ATGGCATCACGGCGGGATGAACTCAACGCCTACACTTTCGCGAAGAAACGGACAGTTGCCGCCTTTCTGCAACCCTCGCCCAGCGGAACGGAAGAAGGAGCGCCGCGCCCGCTGCGCACCGTGCTCCCCGGCATCGTCGTCGGCGCCCTGCTCGTGGCGGGCTTCGGCGCGTGGGGCATGTTCAGGCCCACCGCCCCCAAGGGCTGGGACGCCCCCGAGGCCCACGTCATCGTCGGCAGCGAGTCCACCACCCGCTACGTCGTCCTCATGACCGACGGCAAGAAGCAGCTCCACCCCGTACTCAATCTGGCGTCCGCCAAGCTTCTGCTGACACCCGACAAGGCCTCCGTCATCAAGGTCCGGGAATCCGAACTCGACAACGGTCATATTCCGCGCGGCCCGACTCTCGGCATTCCCTACGCGCCGGACCGTATGCCCAGCGCGGGCCAAGCAGGCAAACAGAAGCAGTGGGCGGTGTGCCAACAGCCCGGCGGTTACGGGAAAACCACTCAAAAGGCGGTTTTCCTTTTCTCGGACCGCGACCCGAAGGGGAAGCGGCTGAACGGACCGCAGCGGCTGCGGGGCGGCCAGGCCCTGTACGTCCAGGGACCGGACGACGCCCGTTATCTCATCGACCCCAAGGGCACCAAATACCTCATCGGCGGTCCCGACTGGCGCGGCGCCGACACCGCCGACCACAACCTGCTGCTCCGCTCCCTCTTCCGCGACGGCGCCGTCCCGCAGCGCGTCACCAAGGACTGGCTCGGCACGTTCGACGAAGGCACGCCCATCACCTTCCCCAAGGTGCGCGGCGCCATCGGCGAACCGGCCGGTGTGCCCACGCTCAGCACCCGGGCCAACCGCGTCGGCACGATCCTCCGGGCCCCGGCCGGCACCGGCACCCAGCACTACGTCGTGCTGCCCGGCAAGGTCGCGCGCGTCTCGGAGTTCGTCGCCAAGCTGCTGCTCAACAGCAAGGCACTGGCCTCCCTCGGCCAGGCCGGTGCCCCCGAGCGGGTCAGCGCCGCGGACTTCACCCCCGACGCCGAGGAGTTCTACGGCACCGCCCGCTGGCCCGACCTGGTGCCGCGCCAGGCCAACTCCGTCGACCGCGCCGCGGGCGGCACCGCCAACGACACCGTGTGCAGCCTGTTCGGCGGCATGAGCGCCAAGGGCGGCCTCAGCCTGGGCACCTGGGCGGGCACCGACTACCCCGCCACCATCCCCGACGGCGCCACCAGCGCGTACGTCACCCCCGGCTCCGGTCTCCTCTACCGCCAGGTCACCGGACGCCAGACCAGGAGCGGCGCGGTCTTCCTCGTCGCCGACACCGGCCTGCGCTACGCCGTGCAGTCCAACAACGACAGCGCCAAGGACACCTCGCGGATCGGCCGGAAACCCGCCCCGGCCCCGGGCACGGCCGAGGAGGCGGACGCCGCCGAAGCCACCGCGCCCGGCCCTCAGCAGTCCGACGAGGCCCGGACCCGACTCGGGTACCGGGACGTCGACCCCGTCCCGGTACCCGCGAACTGGTCCGCCTTCCTGCCGACCGGACCGCGCCTGGACTCCAACAGCGCCAAGCAGCCACAGGGTTCGTAG
- the mycP gene encoding type VII secretion-associated serine protease mycosin, giving the protein MKTTPMTGTLLAAVLVTALSGAAAPASPGPGSAPGPASPTLSGSGQCTYPAKPIKGTPWALQRVLLDQLWQHTKGKDAHGRPVRVAVIDTGVDNRNPQLKDAVDVGSGADLLADGKGGGPEKGAKDAGGDQAKDDAKGRTGSGDTAGSQGGSQGGNQGPTVDLVGHGTKVAGIIAARPSPASGFVGLAPESVIIPIRQNDEKGSGTSRTLAAGIKKAVDEGARVINISQDTTSRLNPGSDLELAVKAALDRDVVVIASAGNDGQDGKSKATYPAAYPGVLAVGASDRNNERAPFSQSGAFIGVAAPGVEMVSTVPGGGQCVDNGTSFSAPYVAGVAALIRAKHPDWRQHQVVAQIEQTAERAADARDRHIGWGVVDPVRALTEDERPIDRVTPRQGPARTVAAPQPAALPLGETPQERKVRLATYALGGTAVLIAVIAGSAMVVRDRKRRPSH; this is encoded by the coding sequence ATGAAGACCACACCCATGACCGGAACACTGCTGGCGGCCGTGCTCGTGACGGCCCTGAGCGGGGCCGCGGCCCCGGCGTCGCCCGGCCCCGGTTCCGCCCCCGGCCCGGCCTCCCCGACCCTGTCGGGAAGCGGCCAGTGCACCTACCCCGCGAAGCCCATCAAGGGCACGCCGTGGGCACTGCAACGCGTACTCCTCGACCAGCTCTGGCAGCACACCAAGGGCAAGGACGCCCACGGCCGCCCGGTGCGCGTCGCCGTCATCGACACCGGCGTCGACAATCGCAACCCGCAGCTCAAGGACGCCGTGGACGTCGGCAGCGGCGCCGACCTGCTCGCGGACGGCAAGGGCGGCGGCCCGGAAAAGGGTGCCAAGGATGCCGGGGGTGACCAGGCCAAGGACGATGCCAAGGGCCGGACCGGCAGCGGGGACACGGCCGGGAGCCAGGGGGGAAGCCAGGGCGGGAATCAGGGTCCCACCGTCGACCTCGTCGGCCACGGCACCAAGGTCGCCGGCATCATCGCCGCCCGGCCGTCCCCCGCCAGCGGGTTCGTCGGCCTCGCCCCGGAGTCGGTCATCATCCCCATCCGGCAGAACGACGAAAAGGGCAGCGGCACCTCGAGGACCCTCGCCGCGGGCATCAAGAAGGCCGTGGACGAGGGTGCCCGCGTCATCAACATCTCCCAGGACACCACCAGCCGTCTGAACCCCGGCTCCGACCTCGAGCTGGCCGTGAAGGCGGCCCTCGACCGCGACGTCGTCGTGATCGCCTCGGCGGGCAACGACGGGCAGGACGGCAAGTCCAAGGCCACCTACCCGGCCGCCTACCCGGGCGTGCTCGCCGTCGGCGCCTCCGACCGCAACAACGAACGCGCCCCCTTCTCCCAGTCCGGCGCCTTCATCGGCGTCGCCGCCCCCGGTGTCGAGATGGTCTCCACCGTCCCCGGCGGCGGCCAGTGCGTCGACAACGGCACCAGCTTCTCCGCGCCCTACGTGGCCGGAGTCGCCGCCCTCATCCGGGCCAAACACCCCGACTGGCGGCAGCACCAGGTGGTGGCGCAGATCGAGCAGACCGCCGAACGCGCCGCCGACGCCCGCGACCGGCACATCGGCTGGGGGGTGGTCGACCCCGTCCGCGCCCTCACCGAGGACGAGCGCCCCATCGACCGCGTCACCCCTCGCCAAGGCCCCGCCCGCACCGTCGCGGCCCCACAGCCCGCAGCCCTGCCGCTGGGGGAGACACCCCAGGAACGTAAGGTGCGGCTCGCGACGTACGCCCTGGGCGGCACGGCCGTCCTGATCGCCGTGATCGCGGGCTCGGCCATGGTCGTCAGAGACCGCAAGCGCCGCCCCTCGCACTAG
- a CDS encoding outer membrane protein assembly factor BamB family protein, whose protein sequence is MTQPLSPHDAQRPTVPQGFGPAPQPFGPPPTGDSGPPPGGSRTGGRRKGIVIALAVLLVAGAGTGGWLLWGKDDKKAAPEAKPTRSVDAKLDWMVPMPSPDKDHAQRVAPLWFAKGNVVMNTKKTVTAYSVATGKPSWTVPVPGFACTQSPKPDGGVAVIVYGKAEFECDKLMAVDLERGRQLWTKDMVNAQGNKDMRGNANIALSHGLVNVAEVGEALVYDAKSGAKRKAKNYGCMERGTAVKGDRQLTVAQCQIFGRQFVMNVDPKTGVEKWTWKVMDGIEVHNVLSADPPVLAVGRENDNSPSDIVTLDGKGRLKALISISAGPYHFEECRKGVLESCDRTVTDDKTIYLSTRSDETNQDGVSVTAIVAVDLATGKKRWTAPLGGNRANRPLAMHDGRLLVYQMATKDEGGKLLSLDPADGTPAVHMKLPQESAEREYSLARRGTAYFRDDHFYLVPEEGMSDPSMIMSFH, encoded by the coding sequence ATGACTCAGCCACTTTCCCCACACGACGCCCAGCGCCCGACGGTGCCCCAGGGCTTCGGCCCGGCGCCGCAGCCGTTCGGCCCGCCACCGACCGGAGACAGCGGGCCACCACCGGGCGGCTCCCGCACCGGCGGGCGCCGCAAGGGCATCGTCATCGCGCTCGCGGTGCTGCTCGTCGCCGGAGCGGGCACGGGCGGCTGGCTGCTCTGGGGCAAGGACGACAAAAAGGCGGCGCCCGAGGCGAAGCCCACCCGTTCCGTCGACGCGAAGCTCGACTGGATGGTCCCCATGCCCTCCCCGGACAAGGACCACGCCCAGCGGGTGGCCCCGCTGTGGTTCGCCAAGGGCAACGTCGTGATGAACACCAAGAAGACGGTGACGGCCTACAGCGTCGCCACCGGAAAGCCCAGCTGGACCGTGCCCGTCCCCGGATTCGCCTGCACTCAGTCACCCAAGCCCGACGGTGGCGTCGCGGTGATCGTCTACGGCAAGGCGGAGTTCGAGTGCGACAAACTGATGGCCGTCGACCTCGAGCGCGGCCGTCAGCTGTGGACGAAGGACATGGTCAACGCGCAGGGCAACAAGGACATGCGCGGCAACGCCAACATCGCCCTCAGCCACGGCCTCGTCAATGTGGCCGAGGTGGGCGAGGCCCTGGTCTACGACGCCAAGAGCGGCGCCAAGCGCAAGGCCAAGAACTACGGCTGCATGGAGCGCGGCACGGCCGTGAAGGGCGACCGGCAGCTCACGGTCGCCCAGTGCCAGATCTTCGGGCGGCAGTTCGTGATGAACGTGGACCCGAAGACCGGCGTGGAGAAGTGGACCTGGAAGGTCATGGACGGCATCGAGGTGCACAACGTCCTCTCCGCCGACCCTCCGGTGCTGGCGGTGGGCCGGGAGAACGACAACTCGCCCTCGGACATCGTGACGCTGGACGGCAAGGGCCGTCTGAAGGCCCTGATATCCATCTCGGCGGGCCCGTACCACTTCGAGGAATGCCGAAAAGGGGTGCTGGAGTCCTGCGACAGGACGGTGACCGACGACAAGACGATCTACCTCTCCACCCGCAGTGACGAGACGAACCAGGACGGGGTGAGCGTCACCGCCATCGTCGCGGTCGACCTGGCCACGGGCAAGAAGCGCTGGACCGCCCCCCTCGGCGGCAACCGCGCCAACCGGCCCCTCGCCATGCACGACGGACGCCTGCTCGTCTATCAGATGGCCACCAAGGACGAGGGCGGCAAGCTGCTCTCCCTCGACCCCGCCGACGGCACCCCCGCCGTCCATATGAAGCTGCCCCAGGAGTCCGCCGAGCGGGAGTACTCCCTCGCCCGCCGCGGCACCGCCTACTTCCGTGACGACCACTTCTACCTGGTCCCGGAAGAGGGCATGAGCGATCCCTCGATGATCATGTCGTTCCACTGA
- a CDS encoding outer membrane protein assembly factor BamB family protein, whose protein sequence is MTQPPSYGYPHQPPSAPLPPVTPPPVPPYTGSGPSAPSPSSGPPAWRKPALIGLVLAVLLAAGGWALWAFTGDDSTGSKKPAAAAEGPAAGRVAWMAEARTKPDQDNRQALGTWFTSSLVVKAEPDMVTAYDIKTGAKKWSFLLQGPLCSASRESEGNVAVIAAKFGSVCTHLMAVDLRSGKRIWEELLVPEKDAGDALTPGKWAKANLELALHDGHVYAIWGNGEQTRRLKDGKRIEEEKRDSCEMVDSAGGDRLIAITYCGSDSIKIRSINPKKLEKSRWSRTIKRNDGFLSVISTNPLVLSQAPGNGGPDSQYDFVVLDPENGKEKARVAYNTLWQRGNCFLATSGCTGALVTKESLYVAGRGVTMAYDLSNGKERWTFKADANRLTMPVSVRKGRLAAYTFATPDRPGRISYVTTSNGKAERTVDHTGTSADLKNETLMAKSEGFPRLVNERLLLVNDGGFAAEDSGMILAISAPDDTQ, encoded by the coding sequence GTGACGCAACCACCGAGCTACGGCTATCCGCACCAGCCGCCATCGGCGCCGCTGCCCCCGGTGACGCCGCCCCCCGTCCCGCCCTACACCGGGTCCGGCCCTTCCGCGCCCTCCCCCAGCAGCGGTCCGCCCGCCTGGCGCAAACCGGCCCTCATAGGCCTGGTGCTCGCCGTCCTGCTCGCCGCGGGCGGCTGGGCGCTGTGGGCGTTCACCGGTGACGACTCCACCGGGTCGAAGAAGCCGGCGGCCGCCGCGGAGGGCCCCGCCGCGGGGCGAGTCGCCTGGATGGCCGAGGCCCGCACCAAGCCGGACCAGGACAACAGGCAGGCCCTGGGCACCTGGTTCACCTCCTCGCTCGTCGTCAAGGCCGAGCCGGACATGGTCACCGCCTACGACATCAAGACCGGCGCGAAGAAGTGGTCCTTCCTCCTCCAGGGCCCGCTCTGCTCGGCCTCCCGGGAGTCCGAGGGGAACGTCGCCGTCATCGCGGCCAAGTTCGGCAGCGTCTGCACGCACCTGATGGCCGTCGATCTGCGGAGCGGCAAGCGGATCTGGGAGGAGCTGCTCGTCCCGGAGAAGGACGCGGGCGATGCCCTCACCCCCGGCAAGTGGGCCAAGGCCAACCTCGAACTCGCCCTCCACGACGGCCACGTCTACGCGATCTGGGGCAACGGGGAGCAGACGCGACGCCTGAAGGACGGCAAGCGCATCGAGGAGGAGAAGCGCGACAGCTGCGAAATGGTCGACTCCGCGGGCGGCGACCGGCTGATCGCCATCACCTATTGCGGATCGGACAGCATCAAGATCCGCTCGATCAACCCCAAGAAGCTGGAGAAGTCGCGGTGGAGCCGGACCATCAAACGCAATGACGGCTTCCTCTCCGTCATCTCCACCAATCCGCTGGTCCTCTCCCAGGCCCCGGGCAACGGCGGCCCGGACAGCCAGTACGACTTCGTCGTGCTGGACCCGGAGAACGGAAAGGAAAAGGCCCGCGTCGCGTACAACACCCTCTGGCAGCGGGGCAATTGTTTCCTCGCCACCTCCGGCTGCACCGGGGCACTGGTGACCAAGGAGTCCCTCTACGTCGCCGGCCGCGGCGTGACCATGGCCTACGACCTGTCCAACGGCAAGGAGCGCTGGACCTTCAAGGCCGACGCCAACCGCCTCACCATGCCCGTGTCCGTACGGAAGGGCCGCCTCGCCGCGTACACCTTCGCCACGCCTGACCGCCCCGGCCGGATCTCCTACGTCACCACGTCCAACGGCAAAGCGGAACGCACCGTCGACCACACGGGCACGTCTGCGGATCTGAAGAACGAAACCCTCATGGCGAAATCCGAGGGCTTCCCCCGCCTGGTGAACGAGCGCCTGCTCCTCGTCAACGACGGCGGGTTCGCGGCCGAGGACAGCGGAATGATCCTCGCGATCAGCGCGCCGGACGACACCCAGTGA
- a CDS encoding WXG100 family type VII secretion target: MSGKLSTHDEKLKKAVGDLDEVKTMLGDTIRNLTTVVDGISSHWRSDAQVQYAELQRRVNEDVRKLNEYLDFTREALQASRDGFNQNEADRLNSFKIDGGAGSSGVLSRFNVTS, translated from the coding sequence ATGTCCGGCAAGCTCAGTACGCATGATGAAAAGCTCAAGAAGGCCGTGGGCGACCTCGACGAGGTCAAGACCATGCTGGGCGACACCATCCGCAACCTGACCACCGTCGTGGACGGCATCAGCTCCCACTGGCGAAGCGACGCCCAGGTCCAGTACGCCGAGCTGCAGCGACGGGTGAACGAGGACGTCCGCAAGCTCAACGAGTACCTGGACTTCACCCGCGAAGCGCTTCAGGCGAGCCGTGACGGGTTCAACCAGAACGAAGCCGACCGTCTGAACAGCTTCAAGATCGACGGCGGCGCAGGCAGCAGCGGTGTGCTGTCACGCTTCAACGTCACTTCGTAG
- a CDS encoding WXG100 family type VII secretion target — protein MEITYEGVINASDSVKKSATTMAQRLGDLQAQVKNVVDDWDGEAKEAFYARQRGWDATAQDLTQTLQKIGDLLREATHSYQAVDKKNAGRF, from the coding sequence ATGGAAATCACGTACGAGGGCGTCATCAACGCCTCCGATTCGGTGAAGAAGTCCGCCACGACGATGGCGCAGCGCCTCGGAGACCTCCAGGCGCAGGTCAAGAACGTCGTCGACGACTGGGACGGTGAGGCCAAGGAGGCCTTCTACGCCCGCCAGCGCGGCTGGGACGCCACGGCCCAGGACCTCACCCAGACCCTCCAGAAGATCGGCGACCTCCTCCGCGAGGCCACCCACAGCTACCAGGCCGTCGACAAGAAGAACGCGGGCAGGTTCTAG
- a CDS encoding DUF397 domain-containing protein: MADEQEKAELYAMDISDAEWLSAPGTDASDERVEIAYLANGAVAMRSSADPETVLRYTEGEWRAFVLGARDGEFDLKP, translated from the coding sequence ATGGCTGACGAACAAGAAAAAGCCGAGCTGTACGCCATGGACATCTCCGACGCCGAGTGGCTCAGCGCACCCGGTACTGACGCCTCCGACGAGCGCGTCGAGATCGCGTATCTGGCCAATGGGGCCGTGGCCATGCGGTCGTCCGCCGATCCGGAGACCGTGTTGCGCTACACCGAGGGCGAGTGGCGCGCGTTCGTGCTCGGGGCCCGGGACGGCGAGTTCGACCTCAAGCCCTGA